One genomic region from Leptolyngbyaceae cyanobacterium JSC-12 encodes:
- a CDS encoding arabinose efflux permease family protein (IMG reference gene:2510095777~PFAM: Major Facilitator Superfamily), whose product MQKSPLSLQFWLLAAIALINSVSFTAIIPLIYPYAKLFGLSDFQASLLTTAYAISQFIGTPILGRLSDFLGRKPLLLVSLMGTVIAGLIASLTPYAWLLYASRVLDGVTGGNVSIARAVISDMISPDHRPRAFGIFDAMFRLGFVAGPSLSYLAQTIPPFPGVSRLGMGFLVAAGMALVATVLTLFFLPETLSTKRNFHLSWRDFGIGRIFKSATRPKIGSLFLLTFFSGFTFTIFTFAFQPFFLNVLQQTPKMLAIVFAMFGILGFVAQVFWLQPLTTRFKLMDILAIAILVRGILFLLIPTFPTLPAFLAIGIFFGIANAYPLPLINSLLSLNSSDREQGEVFGINASYLSMSNAFGPATAGMLVELGYKAPFWITGVLTILTAWFAHRLKTSLEVEAETKPG is encoded by the coding sequence GTGCAGAAATCACCCCTCTCGCTCCAGTTTTGGCTGCTGGCAGCGATCGCCCTAATTAATTCAGTCAGTTTCACCGCTATTATTCCGTTAATCTACCCCTATGCCAAACTGTTTGGGTTAAGCGATTTTCAAGCCAGTTTGCTCACCACTGCCTATGCCATTTCCCAGTTCATCGGCACGCCTATTCTTGGCAGACTCTCCGATTTTCTGGGACGCAAGCCGCTACTGCTCGTGAGCTTGATGGGAACGGTTATTGCCGGACTGATTGCCAGCCTCACCCCCTACGCCTGGTTGCTGTATGCTTCTCGGGTGCTGGATGGAGTGACGGGTGGTAACGTTTCCATTGCCAGGGCTGTGATTAGCGACATGATTTCACCTGACCATCGTCCCAGAGCCTTTGGGATCTTTGATGCTATGTTTCGTTTGGGGTTTGTGGCAGGTCCCAGCCTCAGCTATCTGGCACAGACGATTCCACCATTTCCGGGAGTGTCGCGGTTGGGCATGGGCTTTTTGGTGGCAGCGGGGATGGCGTTGGTTGCAACTGTGCTCACTTTGTTCTTCTTGCCAGAAACACTCTCTACCAAGCGAAATTTTCATCTCAGTTGGCGAGATTTTGGCATTGGGCGAATCTTTAAATCTGCTACGCGACCCAAAATTGGTTCGTTGTTTTTATTAACCTTCTTCAGCGGCTTTACCTTCACGATTTTTACGTTTGCGTTCCAGCCCTTTTTTCTGAATGTGCTACAGCAAACGCCTAAAATGCTGGCGATTGTATTTGCCATGTTTGGCATTTTAGGCTTTGTGGCGCAAGTGTTTTGGCTGCAACCATTGACGACTCGATTTAAGTTAATGGATATTCTGGCGATCGCAATTCTGGTGCGTGGCATCCTGTTCCTGTTGATCCCCACCTTTCCCACCCTGCCTGCGTTTCTGGCAATTGGCATCTTCTTTGGCATCGCCAACGCTTACCCTCTGCCACTGATTAATTCCCTATTGTCGCTGAATAGCAGCGATCGCGAGCAGGGCGAAGTGTTTGGCATCAACGCTTCCTACTTGAGTATGTCTAATGCTTTTGGTCCAGCAACCGCAGGAATGCTGGTTGAACTCGGTTACAAGGCTCCTTTCTGGATTACAGGAGTGCTAACCATTCTGACTGCTTGGTTTGCCCATCGCCTCAAAACAAGTCTAGAGGTTGAGGCAGAAACTAAACCAGGGTGA
- a CDS encoding Gas vesicle synthesis protein GvpL/GvpF (IMG reference gene:2510095772~PFAM: Gas vesicle synthesis protein GvpL/GvpF) yields MSHGLYLYGIFPDSSLDTSGLEGLDKQPVQAHSLDGFTFLYSEAQQERYLASRKNLLGHERVLEQAMHSGHRTLLPLQFGLIINDWDTVATQLTQPYGTRLHRLFEKLHGKREVGIKIFWEQDSELQALLEENPTLKAQRDSLEGKPLSMDEVVAIGQAIERSLEARKQYIITLFRTALNPLATEIVENDSLTESMIYNAAYLIDWDAEPHFGQQVEDLDQKFDGRLKIRYNNFTAPFNFAQMEHL; encoded by the coding sequence ATGAGCCACGGACTTTACCTTTATGGTATTTTTCCTGACAGCAGCCTGGATACTTCCGGGCTAGAAGGCTTAGACAAGCAACCTGTTCAGGCTCACTCACTGGATGGCTTTACCTTCCTTTATTCCGAAGCCCAGCAGGAACGCTACCTGGCAAGCCGCAAAAATTTGTTGGGTCATGAGCGCGTGTTAGAGCAAGCAATGCACAGCGGACACCGCACCCTCTTGCCATTGCAGTTTGGGCTAATTATCAATGATTGGGACACTGTAGCCACCCAGTTGACCCAACCCTACGGAACTCGTTTGCATCGCCTGTTTGAGAAACTGCATGGCAAGCGGGAAGTAGGTATCAAAATATTTTGGGAGCAAGACAGCGAACTGCAAGCCTTGCTAGAAGAAAATCCCACTTTGAAAGCCCAGAGAGATAGCCTGGAAGGCAAACCCCTCAGTATGGACGAAGTTGTGGCAATCGGGCAGGCAATTGAGCGATCGTTGGAAGCTCGCAAACAATACATCATCACCCTATTCCGAACAGCTTTAAATCCGCTAGCTACCGAAATTGTGGAAAACGACTCACTCACAGAATCGATGATCTACAATGCCGCCTATTTGATTGATTGGGATGCCGAACCCCACTTTGGACAACAGGTTGAAGACCTCGACCAGAAATTTGATGGACGTTTGAAGATCCGTTACAACAACTTCACTGCGCCATTTAACTTTGCCCAGATGGAACACCTATAA
- a CDS encoding Gas vesicle protein G (IMG reference gene:2510095773~PFAM: Gas vesicle protein G) — translation MFNFLLAPLTAPITGIAWIAEQLQERVDAELDVKENLQKQLLALQLAFDMGEIEEELFEEQEEALLLAIQELDDLERQTGQE, via the coding sequence ATGTTCAACTTCCTCCTTGCCCCTCTCACCGCGCCCATTACCGGAATTGCCTGGATTGCCGAACAACTCCAGGAACGGGTAGATGCGGAACTCGATGTCAAAGAAAACTTGCAGAAACAACTGCTGGCATTACAACTTGCCTTTGATATGGGCGAGATTGAAGAAGAACTCTTTGAGGAACAAGAAGAAGCCCTGTTGCTGGCAATTCAAGAACTGGACGATTTAGAGCGGCAGACTGGTCAGGAATAA
- a CDS encoding 2-C-methyl-D-erythritol 4-phosphate cytidylyltransferase (IMG reference gene:2510095776~PFAM: Uncharacterized protein family UPF0007~TIGRFAM: 2-C-methyl-D-erythritol 4-phosphate cytidylyltransferase), whose translation MYLLIPAAGSGRRMGSNRNKLLLPLLGRPLLAWTLLAAKSSPSIRWVGVIGQPDDFQDFKEIIQSVGMTKMVHLIPGGATRQESVFNGLQGLPAVARRVLIHDGARCLATPALFERCFEELNTCSGLIAAIPVKDTIKVVDPTTNVITSTPDRRNLWAAQTPQGFEVDILMRCHVQGVENQWEATDDAMLFERCGFPVKIVAGEETNLKVTTPVDLAIAEFILRQRTKEGHQ comes from the coding sequence GTGTACCTACTCATTCCGGCAGCGGGATCTGGGCGACGTATGGGCAGCAATCGCAATAAACTATTGTTGCCGCTACTGGGCAGACCGCTACTTGCCTGGACGTTGTTGGCAGCGAAATCATCACCATCCATTCGTTGGGTTGGAGTCATTGGACAACCTGATGATTTTCAGGACTTTAAAGAAATCATCCAAAGCGTGGGGATGACTAAAATGGTTCACCTGATCCCAGGCGGAGCCACTCGCCAGGAATCCGTATTCAATGGGCTGCAAGGCTTACCAGCCGTGGCGAGGCGCGTGCTGATTCATGATGGGGCGCGATGTTTAGCCACACCTGCTTTGTTTGAGCGCTGCTTTGAGGAACTCAATACCTGTTCTGGGTTAATTGCAGCAATTCCCGTGAAAGACACGATTAAAGTCGTGGACCCGACAACAAACGTCATCACCAGCACACCCGATCGCCGCAATCTGTGGGCAGCCCAAACACCACAAGGGTTTGAAGTCGATATTCTAATGCGCTGCCATGTGCAAGGTGTTGAGAATCAGTGGGAAGCCACAGATGATGCCATGTTATTTGAGCGGTGTGGCTTTCCGGTCAAAATTGTGGCAGGTGAGGAAACTAATCTAAAAGTGACAACGCCTGTGGATCTAGCGATCGCAGAATTCATCCTGCGGCAGCGGACAAAGGAAGGACATCAGTAG
- a CDS encoding hypothetical protein (IMG reference gene:2510095771~PFAM: Uncharacterised ACR, COG2135) gives MCGRYSQTHSALAIARTFQLSVVPDAPPRYNIAPTQLVGAILQLQDRPERQFRILRWGLVPSWAKDAAIGNRLINARSETVSEKPSFRSAFRYRRCLIVADGFYEWQRQAGKNQKQPYYFQLANHALFGFAGLWEHWESPTGELLETCTILTTEANEVLRPIHERMPVIMHPDDYDTWLDPTLNTFAKLHPLLRPYPAETMRAYPVSLRVNKADYDRPECIEPLGEQ, from the coding sequence ATGTGTGGTCGATATTCTCAAACTCATTCAGCATTGGCGATCGCTCGTACCTTTCAGTTATCGGTTGTCCCCGATGCACCACCACGCTACAACATTGCACCCACTCAGTTGGTTGGAGCGATATTACAACTGCAAGACAGACCAGAACGTCAGTTTCGCATCTTGCGCTGGGGACTGGTGCCATCCTGGGCGAAGGATGCAGCCATTGGTAACCGATTGATTAATGCACGCTCAGAAACCGTGAGTGAAAAGCCTTCATTTCGTTCAGCATTTCGTTACCGTCGTTGTTTAATCGTGGCCGATGGGTTTTATGAATGGCAGCGGCAGGCAGGCAAAAACCAAAAGCAGCCTTACTACTTCCAGTTAGCGAATCATGCTTTGTTCGGTTTTGCTGGGCTATGGGAGCACTGGGAAAGTCCAACAGGTGAGCTACTAGAAACTTGCACGATTTTGACAACGGAAGCAAATGAAGTGCTGCGCCCCATTCATGAGCGAATGCCCGTCATTATGCATCCTGATGATTACGATACCTGGCTCGATCCAACTCTGAATACATTTGCCAAATTGCACCCCTTATTGCGTCCCTATCCGGCTGAAACAATGCGAGCCTACCCTGTTAGCCTCCGGGTGAACAAAGCAGACTACGATCGCCCAGAATGCATTGAACCATTGGGAGAGCAATAA
- a CDS encoding hypothetical protein (IMG reference gene:2510095774): protein MQLSSALLSNGSPKLNAQTRTILHQLQSGQLLTIAPDSPGSLLIVKSFYVDFAGPGAAVGGEFDRRCTAVYVVGTVRLQTIANQSDREDAIQTRLTYAEQLAHIVDYPNPQQRGRAIVQQLAEWLPGNLSLTIPAELTAGLAGVLPTTVQMAWQSHKEIADDISVFNPGFVRMPVAQLA from the coding sequence ATGCAACTTTCTTCTGCTCTATTGTCGAATGGTTCTCCCAAGCTGAATGCTCAAACCAGGACCATCTTGCACCAGCTACAAAGTGGACAGTTATTGACAATCGCGCCTGATTCCCCCGGTAGTTTGTTGATTGTCAAATCATTTTATGTAGACTTTGCCGGACCTGGAGCAGCCGTAGGCGGAGAATTTGATCGCCGCTGCACTGCTGTTTATGTGGTGGGCACTGTGCGCTTGCAGACGATCGCCAACCAGAGCGATCGCGAAGACGCAATCCAAACCCGCCTTACCTACGCGGAACAGTTGGCGCATATTGTCGATTACCCAAATCCTCAACAGCGAGGACGGGCGATCGTGCAGCAGCTTGCAGAGTGGCTACCTGGGAACTTGTCGTTAACAATTCCAGCAGAACTGACAGCAGGTTTAGCAGGAGTATTGCCTACTACAGTACAAATGGCTTGGCAATCTCATAAGGAGATAGCAGATGATATTTCGGTTTTCAACCCTGGCTTTGTAAGAATGCCTGTAGCTCAGTTGGCATAA
- a CDS encoding ATPase, histidine kinase/DNA gyrase B/HSP90-like protein (IMG reference gene:2510095769~PFAM: Histidine kinase-, DNA gyrase B-, and HSP90-like ATPase) — MRKRSASISPRKPSMVPTLSNGSCQALHLEAVLQDLPLHRFEISIDCSGTELAQVFERYPLLPGAVLVDERRLVGMISRQRLLEFLIRPHGMEMFLQEPLRVLHSYAQCECLLLSGETSILTAAQQALRRSPELLGEPIIVQVDQSHYLLDVHELNIAHWQIRGIETQVRYERTQAQMIQTDKMANLGRLVDGVAHEILDPVSFIWGNLSHIASYSQDLFELLTAYEHTLPNPPTQVAQLREAIELDYLRQDLPRAIESVKTGAERLSKLATSLQNFCHIDEIYPKPTNLHESIDSILLLLKSRLTSDITVIKHYGNLPPIMCYPGQLNQVFMNILSTCLDSLLIQAVSQQLDLDLKTRRNQIKPSSAVPTKPAIAITTEVCSLPEPNGGIVRWVSVQIADNGPGLSREAQRQLMESFSIQRRTEKETSLAVSYQIVTAKHGGRFKVRSRSAATNELRRIACSDRSEEELPLQVDDNLTGTEFEILLPLI; from the coding sequence ATGAGGAAGCGTTCTGCATCTATTTCACCTCGCAAACCGTCTATGGTTCCAACCTTATCCAACGGAAGTTGTCAGGCATTACATCTTGAGGCAGTGCTTCAAGACTTGCCATTGCATCGGTTTGAAATATCTATCGATTGCTCAGGAACTGAACTGGCACAGGTATTTGAGCGTTACCCCTTGTTGCCAGGTGCCGTCCTGGTTGACGAGAGACGGTTGGTTGGGATGATTTCTCGGCAACGCTTGTTGGAGTTTTTGATTCGTCCGCATGGCATGGAGATGTTTTTGCAAGAGCCGCTTCGGGTTCTGCATAGCTATGCTCAATGTGAATGCCTCCTGTTATCAGGAGAGACCTCTATCTTGACTGCAGCTCAACAAGCATTGCGGCGATCGCCAGAGTTATTAGGCGAACCAATCATTGTTCAGGTAGATCAGTCCCATTACTTGCTAGATGTTCACGAACTCAACATTGCGCATTGGCAAATTCGCGGCATTGAGACACAAGTCCGCTACGAGCGAACTCAGGCGCAAATGATTCAGACTGACAAAATGGCAAATTTGGGACGGTTAGTGGATGGCGTAGCTCACGAAATTTTGGATCCAGTCAGTTTTATCTGGGGAAACCTGAGCCATATTGCCTCCTACAGTCAAGATTTATTCGAGTTGCTAACTGCCTATGAACATACCCTGCCGAACCCACCCACCCAAGTGGCGCAATTGCGAGAAGCGATTGAACTCGATTATCTGCGGCAAGATTTACCTCGGGCAATTGAGAGTGTCAAGACAGGAGCCGAACGTCTATCAAAACTGGCAACAAGTCTACAAAACTTTTGTCACATTGATGAAATCTATCCCAAGCCCACAAATCTACATGAATCGATTGACAGCATCCTCTTGTTGCTGAAGAGTCGCCTAACCAGCGACATTACAGTGATTAAACATTATGGTAATTTGCCACCAATCATGTGTTACCCAGGGCAGCTTAACCAGGTGTTTATGAATATTTTGAGCACTTGTCTAGATAGTTTGCTGATTCAAGCAGTGAGCCAACAACTTGACTTAGATCTCAAAACTCGACGAAACCAAATTAAGCCATCATCTGCTGTGCCTACTAAACCTGCGATCGCTATTACAACAGAAGTTTGCTCCCTGCCAGAACCCAATGGAGGTATTGTTCGCTGGGTTTCAGTTCAAATTGCTGATAATGGTCCTGGCTTATCGAGAGAAGCCCAGAGACAACTCATGGAATCCTTTTCGATTCAGCGCCGCACTGAGAAGGAAACCAGCCTAGCTGTGAGCTATCAAATTGTAACCGCAAAACATGGTGGACGGTTTAAGGTACGTTCTCGCAGTGCAGCAACCAATGAATTGCGCCGAATTGCCTGCAGTGACAGATCTGAGGAGGAACTTCCTCTCCAAGTTGATGACAACCTCACAGGAACAGAGTTTGAGATTTTATTGCCTTTAATCTAA
- a CDS encoding dihydrodipicolinate reductase (IMG reference gene:2510095770~PFAM: Dihydrodipicolinate reductase, N-terminus; Dihydrodipicolinate reductase, C-terminus~TIGRFAM: dihydrodipicolinate reductase) translates to MASPIPVLVNGAAGKMGREVVKAVASAHDMVLMGAVDRNPEHQGKDAGELAGCGTLEVPITNDFQPMLAFVSQEKEPAVMVDFTHPDSVYDNIRSAIAYGVRPVVGTTGLNHEQIQDLAEFCDKASTGCLLVPNFSIGMVLLQQAAIQASQYFEHVEIIELHHNQKADAPSGTAIQTAQLLAEMGKSFNPKSVEETEKLPGARGSIAGEGIRIHSIRLPGLIAHQEVIFGAPGQVYTLRHDTSDRACYMPGVLLAIRKVLQLKTLVYGLEKIL, encoded by the coding sequence ATGGCAAGTCCCATTCCGGTATTGGTGAACGGCGCAGCAGGCAAAATGGGTCGGGAAGTGGTGAAAGCAGTTGCTAGTGCACACGATATGGTGCTGATGGGAGCAGTTGATCGCAACCCAGAGCACCAGGGGAAAGATGCTGGCGAGTTGGCAGGGTGCGGAACACTAGAAGTACCAATTACCAACGATTTTCAGCCCATGCTGGCATTTGTGTCGCAAGAAAAAGAACCTGCAGTCATGGTGGATTTTACCCATCCTGATTCGGTGTATGACAATATTCGCTCTGCGATCGCTTATGGTGTGCGCCCCGTCGTAGGCACCACTGGTTTGAATCACGAGCAAATTCAAGATTTAGCTGAATTCTGCGACAAAGCTAGCACTGGGTGTTTGCTGGTTCCAAATTTCTCAATTGGCATGGTGCTGTTACAACAGGCAGCCATCCAGGCATCCCAATATTTTGAGCATGTAGAAATTATTGAATTGCACCACAACCAAAAAGCCGATGCCCCCAGCGGGACGGCGATTCAAACAGCCCAATTGTTAGCAGAAATGGGCAAATCATTTAATCCCAAGTCGGTAGAGGAAACTGAAAAGCTCCCAGGCGCACGAGGAAGCATTGCTGGGGAAGGCATTCGGATTCATAGCATTCGGCTACCAGGGTTGATTGCCCATCAAGAAGTCATCTTTGGGGCACCTGGGCAGGTCTATACTTTGCGCCATGATACCAGCGATCGCGCCTGCTATATGCCTGGTGTATTATTGGCAATCCGTAAAGTGCTCCAACTCAAAACCCTGGTATATGGACTAGAAAAAATTCTATAG
- a CDS encoding esterase/lipase (IMG reference gene:2510095775~PFAM: alpha/beta hydrolase fold), producing the protein MLKVLQIGFGLVPLLIGIAGLFLSSWIVLTAPILSLYPLSVGAPEMSPWLFGLNAIAVFSSLWLRSGWVKWGGLGCGCLGLLLSCLPLVQLPATHQQALTEMERSLGKNYLMETPVNLQAKFRSQPFVLTDVFKGISLDPVRVTADVQFAAPEGVPLTLDVYRPMQVGTYPGVVVVHGGAWRSGSPKDNTQFNRYLAAQGYTVIAISYRLVPQCLFPAQFEDVQTAISFIQQHATEYELDLNRMVIMGRSAGGHLAKLAAYQPTPYPFKAVVSYYGPIDLTKGYYDLPTPDPINVQAVLEDFLGGTPETVPEQYQQASPASFLRGNLPPTLLIYAGRDHIMKAAFGRQLADQLRSLGNTVVYIEIPWAEHSFDVIFNGVSNQLALYHMERFLAWATKAEG; encoded by the coding sequence ATGCTCAAAGTACTTCAAATTGGCTTTGGATTGGTGCCTCTGCTGATTGGCATTGCTGGCTTGTTTCTCAGCAGTTGGATTGTGTTAACAGCTCCTATCCTTTCGCTGTATCCACTGTCGGTGGGTGCGCCAGAGATGAGTCCCTGGTTGTTTGGGCTAAATGCGATCGCCGTGTTCTCCAGTCTATGGTTGCGATCGGGGTGGGTAAAATGGGGCGGGCTGGGGTGTGGTTGTTTGGGGCTGCTGCTGAGTTGTTTGCCACTGGTGCAATTGCCTGCCACCCATCAGCAAGCGCTGACTGAGATGGAGCGTAGTCTAGGAAAAAATTATTTAATGGAAACTCCCGTCAATTTGCAGGCAAAATTTCGCTCTCAACCGTTTGTCCTCACGGACGTATTCAAAGGGATTTCTTTAGACCCAGTGCGGGTGACGGCAGATGTTCAATTTGCTGCTCCAGAGGGGGTGCCATTAACGCTGGATGTGTACCGTCCGATGCAGGTTGGCACCTATCCAGGGGTAGTGGTGGTGCATGGTGGTGCGTGGCGATCGGGCAGTCCTAAGGATAACACTCAGTTCAATCGCTACCTGGCAGCGCAAGGTTATACGGTGATTGCGATTTCCTACCGCCTGGTGCCGCAATGTCTTTTCCCTGCCCAGTTCGAAGATGTGCAAACGGCGATTTCGTTCATTCAGCAGCATGCGACTGAGTACGAACTGGATCTCAATCGGATGGTAATCATGGGGCGATCAGCCGGGGGGCATCTAGCAAAACTGGCTGCCTATCAGCCCACTCCCTACCCATTCAAAGCAGTGGTGAGCTACTACGGTCCTATTGACTTAACCAAAGGCTACTACGACTTGCCCACTCCCGACCCAATCAATGTGCAGGCTGTATTGGAAGACTTTTTGGGAGGCACTCCGGAGACCGTTCCAGAACAGTACCAGCAAGCCTCCCCTGCCAGCTTTTTGAGAGGCAACCTGCCACCAACCTTGTTAATCTATGCAGGGCGCGATCACATTATGAAAGCTGCGTTTGGGCGACAGTTGGCTGACCAATTGAGATCGCTCGGTAACACGGTGGTCTACATCGAAATTCCCTGGGCAGAGCACTCGTTTGATGTGATTTTTAACGGAGTCAGCAATCAACTGGCGCTTTACCATATGGAACGCTTTCTCGCTTGGGCAACTAAAGCAGAAGGATAG